A part of Thermococcus sp. SY098 genomic DNA contains:
- a CDS encoding TIGR01177 family methyltransferase has product MLYVEILGNLPSLAKSEVKALLELADKRFKIAGEDYLLLAIRGNERAFPFLDRLGMAHEYGILLFSAENVEELYAKAESIDWSEYIAGTFKVDRETMRNCAHDVENLEKKLGAIIYRQGFRVNLSNPNTLVRVYCGKKLWVGIRVRFFKAKTFDERKADKRPFYKPIALPPRIARAMVNLARARREILDPFMGTGGILIEAGLMGLKVYGVDLRRDMVEGARINLEYFGVKCYVLKQGDATKLREIFPDKTFEAVATDPPYGSSATLAGRKREELYEKALESIYEVLDGYLSIAFPADFNAEKAAEKIGFEVLEKHYQRVHSSLDRYFYVMKT; this is encoded by the coding sequence ATGCTTTATGTAGAAATCCTTGGAAATCTACCGAGCTTGGCTAAAAGTGAAGTTAAAGCGCTCCTTGAGCTTGCAGATAAAAGATTTAAAATTGCTGGGGAGGATTATCTGCTTCTGGCAATTAGAGGCAACGAGAGAGCTTTTCCTTTTTTAGATAGACTGGGGATGGCTCATGAATATGGAATTTTGCTTTTTTCAGCGGAGAATGTTGAGGAACTCTATGCCAAAGCGGAAAGCATTGATTGGAGCGAATATATAGCTGGAACTTTCAAAGTTGACAGGGAAACTATGAGAAATTGTGCTCATGATGTTGAAAATCTCGAAAAGAAGCTCGGCGCGATAATTTACAGACAGGGGTTTAGAGTAAATTTATCTAATCCCAACACCCTTGTAAGAGTTTACTGTGGGAAAAAGTTGTGGGTAGGAATTAGGGTTAGATTTTTTAAAGCAAAAACCTTTGATGAGAGGAAAGCTGATAAAAGGCCTTTCTATAAGCCAATTGCTCTGCCTCCAAGAATTGCAAGAGCTATGGTAAATTTAGCAAGGGCAAGAAGAGAAATTCTTGATCCTTTTATGGGAACCGGTGGAATTCTAATAGAGGCTGGATTAATGGGTTTGAAGGTTTATGGTGTCGATTTGCGAAGGGATATGGTTGAAGGGGCAAGGATAAATCTCGAATATTTTGGGGTTAAATGTTATGTTTTAAAGCAGGGAGATGCAACCAAGCTTAGGGAAATCTTTCCAGATAAGACTTTTGAAGCAGTGGCAACTGACCCTCCTTATGGCTCCTCAGCAACGTTAGCTGGGAGGAAGAGAGAGGAATTGTATGAAAAGGCTTTGGAGAGCATTTACGAAGTCCTTGACGGTTATCTAAGTATAGCTTTTCCGGCTGATTTTAATGCTGAGAAAGCTGCCGAGAAAATAGGGTTTGAGGTTTTGGAGAAGCACTATCAGAGGGTTCACTCTTCCCTTGACAGATATTTCTATGTAATGAAAACATAA
- a CDS encoding iron-sulfur cluster assembly protein has protein sequence MKIDRIYELLKTVKEPISGENIVKLGIVSKIVKDNGKIVIYLDLARRTPQSPFEMAITWTVHAKIVREIVKVLEDKIPEFEIIDSMTLQRYYPLEEV, from the coding sequence TTGAAGATTGACAGAATATATGAACTCCTTAAAACGGTAAAAGAGCCAATAAGTGGGGAAAACATAGTTAAGCTTGGGATAGTCAGTAAAATAGTTAAAGATAACGGTAAGATAGTGATTTATCTCGATTTAGCTCGGAGAACACCACAAAGCCCATTTGAAATGGCCATTACTTGGACGGTTCATGCAAAAATTGTCAGGGAAATAGTAAAAGTTTTAGAGGACAAAATCCCAGAATTTGAGATAATTGATAGCATGACGTTACAAAGATACTATCCACTTGAGGAGGTTTGA
- a CDS encoding ArsA family ATPase, with amino-acid sequence MKGYLIPEEKFRVLFFIGKGGVGKTTSAAATSIALAKKGYKTLIVSIDPAHNLGDVFMVKLNDKPKEIIENLYAMELDMEKLIQSYLEHLEKNLKHMYKYLTVINLEKYFEILKFSPGIEEYATLEAIREILIDGEKWDIIIFDTPPTGLTLRVLALPRISLIWTNKLIEIRRKILERRKAIEKIQGERKFVIEGEEYKLPSDEEEDAVMKELKKYKEEIEFVHRIITNPKKTTVVAVMNPEMLPLYETERAYESLNKFKISFRLIVLNKVLELEELPSKLKVKIEAQKKVLELIKNKFKGVDIVKIPMFEEEPRGLEWLEKIGGAIIED; translated from the coding sequence ATGAAAGGTTATTTAATTCCAGAAGAGAAGTTCAGAGTGCTATTCTTCATAGGGAAAGGGGGTGTTGGGAAAACAACAAGTGCTGCTGCTACTTCAATAGCACTCGCAAAGAAAGGATACAAAACACTCATAGTTTCAATAGACCCAGCCCATAACCTTGGAGATGTTTTTATGGTAAAATTGAATGACAAACCCAAGGAAATAATAGAAAATCTCTATGCAATGGAGCTTGACATGGAAAAACTCATCCAGAGTTATTTAGAACATTTAGAAAAGAATCTGAAACATATGTATAAGTATCTGACCGTAATAAATTTGGAGAAATATTTTGAAATTTTAAAATTTTCTCCTGGTATCGAGGAATATGCAACCCTCGAGGCAATTAGAGAGATTTTGATTGATGGGGAAAAATGGGATATCATTATTTTTGACACTCCACCTACTGGGTTAACCCTGAGAGTGCTTGCTCTACCGAGAATATCTCTGATATGGACCAACAAGCTGATCGAAATAAGAAGAAAGATACTTGAGAGAAGAAAAGCCATAGAAAAAATACAAGGTGAAAGAAAGTTTGTAATAGAAGGTGAGGAATACAAGCTGCCAAGTGATGAGGAAGAGGATGCTGTAATGAAAGAGCTCAAGAAATATAAAGAGGAAATTGAATTTGTCCATAGGATAATAACAAATCCCAAGAAAACTACTGTTGTAGCAGTGATGAACCCAGAAATGCTGCCGCTCTATGAAACAGAAAGAGCATATGAAAGTCTAAACAAGTTTAAAATATCCTTTAGACTGATAGTTCTCAATAAGGTACTTGAGCTTGAAGAGCTGCCCTCAAAACTTAAAGTTAAGATTGAAGCTCAGAAAAAAGTCTTAGAGCTTATAAAAAATAAATTCAAAGGGGTAGATATAGTTAAAATCCCGATGTTTGAAGAGGAACCAAGAGGTTTGGAATGGCTCGAAAAAATAGGAGGAGCAATAATTGAAGATTGA
- a CDS encoding carbon starvation protein A yields the protein MNSTLIILVAALIYAGLYMSYGRSLQNRVVKADPNRPTPAHRLYDGVDYVPAHPIVLYGHHFASIAGAGPIVGPAVAMAWGWLPSLLWVWFGNVFIGAVHDYLALMSSVRYDGKSIQWIAGRLMSRRTSMAFELYVWFALVLVIAAFAAVISGIFVGTPEAATASLLFLIDAIILGYLLYKMKINFYAGTAIGIILLIIAVWLGFKFPIAASKHTWMIVLGIYIVIASSLPVWVLLQPRDYLNAYILWFGLLLGGVAFIIVGLKGVGTFSAPAFTTWSANVVGGKPSPFWPTVPLVIACGALSGFHSIVGSGTTSKQLDNELHGLLVGYGGMFTEGFLSTIVIASIAVYGLKVFQTMNIPVDTTNWGSQYAIQVVKHGIKVGIFAKSYAYGLQDALGIPFKTGAVFASLWVSAFALTTLDTATRLGRFAWQEIMDMVHGPEILKNKWIASIILAIFGIYMAWGGSWLIIWPAFSGMNQMLASIAMMTASLWVAKVQRPEGAWKWAVVIPALFLWITVTAALVWFLIVIKPGFWVSLITVVGLILNLLLVVDWYAAWKKPAKEYAAA from the coding sequence ATGAACTCCACTCTTATTATTTTGGTTGCCGCTTTGATATATGCCGGGTTGTACATGAGCTATGGAAGATCCCTCCAGAACAGAGTAGTTAAAGCAGATCCAAACAGACCAACACCTGCACACCGTTTGTATGATGGTGTCGACTACGTCCCAGCCCACCCAATTGTACTCTACGGACACCACTTTGCTTCAATAGCAGGAGCCGGTCCAATAGTTGGTCCAGCGGTAGCAATGGCATGGGGATGGCTTCCATCACTGCTTTGGGTTTGGTTCGGAAACGTTTTCATCGGTGCAGTTCATGACTATTTAGCATTAATGTCCTCCGTAAGATACGACGGTAAGTCAATCCAATGGATTGCAGGCAGGCTAATGAGCAGGAGAACAAGTATGGCATTTGAGCTCTATGTATGGTTTGCCCTGGTACTTGTTATCGCAGCTTTCGCAGCGGTTATCTCCGGTATTTTCGTTGGAACTCCAGAAGCAGCCACTGCATCACTGCTGTTCTTGATTGATGCAATAATCCTCGGATATCTGCTGTACAAGATGAAGATCAATTTCTATGCAGGAACTGCCATTGGAATCATCCTGTTAATTATTGCAGTGTGGTTAGGTTTCAAGTTCCCCATTGCTGCAAGCAAACACACATGGATGATTGTCTTAGGCATTTACATCGTCATAGCATCATCACTCCCAGTATGGGTTCTCCTGCAACCAAGAGATTATCTTAACGCGTACATCCTCTGGTTCGGATTGCTCCTCGGTGGTGTTGCATTCATAATCGTGGGACTCAAGGGCGTTGGAACATTCTCTGCTCCAGCATTCACAACGTGGTCAGCCAATGTTGTCGGTGGAAAGCCCTCACCATTCTGGCCAACCGTTCCACTGGTAATCGCATGTGGTGCATTGAGTGGATTCCACTCAATCGTTGGTTCTGGTACAACGTCAAAGCAGCTGGACAATGAACTTCACGGACTGCTCGTTGGATACGGTGGAATGTTCACAGAAGGATTCCTTTCAACAATCGTCATTGCTTCGATTGCAGTCTACGGTCTTAAAGTATTCCAGACAATGAACATACCAGTTGATACAACAAACTGGGGTTCACAGTACGCAATCCAGGTTGTGAAGCATGGAATTAAGGTCGGAATATTTGCAAAGAGCTACGCCTACGGACTCCAAGATGCATTAGGAATTCCCTTCAAGACCGGTGCAGTGTTTGCAAGCCTTTGGGTCTCAGCATTCGCGTTGACAACCCTTGATACAGCTACAAGACTGGGAAGATTCGCATGGCAGGAGATAATGGATATGGTTCATGGTCCAGAAATTCTAAAGAACAAATGGATTGCATCAATAATCCTTGCAATCTTCGGTATCTACATGGCTTGGGGCGGAAGCTGGCTTATCATATGGCCAGCATTCAGTGGTATGAATCAAATGCTGGCAAGCATTGCGATGATGACAGCTTCTCTATGGGTTGCAAAGGTTCAGAGACCAGAAGGAGCATGGAAGTGGGCAGTTGTTATCCCCGCACTCTTCCTGTGGATTACAGTGACAGCAGCCCTCGTGTGGTTCCTCATAGTCATTAAGCCTGGATTCTGGGTGTCTCTCATTACCGTCGTCGGCTTGATTCTCAACTTGCTCCTCGTCGTCGACTGGTACGCTGCCTGGAAGAAGCCAGCCAAGGAGTACGCGGCCGCTTGA
- the oadA gene encoding sodium-extruding oxaloacetate decarboxylase subunit alpha, whose product MVEIIDTTFRDAHQSLIATRMSTKDMLPIAEKMDRIGFYSMEVWGGATFDAALRFLREDPWERLRTLREHIKKTKLQMLLRGQNVVGYKHYPDDVVEKFVELAYKNGIDIFRVFDALNDVRNMRTAIKKAKEVGAEVQGAICYTTGPIFTIEYYMKKVDELIELDVDYITIKDMAALLDPQMAYELVKEIKERYGIKVNVHTHATSGLASATYLKAVEAGADLIDTAIYPLANGTAQPAIQTIYHALKEIDKPQIDMKLVFQISRYLRKLLDEKYEHLMNKRALHGDPNVLLHQIPGGMYSNLIKQLSELKALDKLDEVLEEVPRVREELGYPPLVTPTSQIIGTQAVFNVLFGRYKMVTEETKNYVRGLYGKPPAPIKEEIKKLILGDEEPITVRPADLLEPVLEKYRRELEEKGYLKKEEDILTYALFPQVALEFFELREKGELKPVEEKPKGKIIKIYIGGREYEVGIEGVKLENLVMSAYAPQLTQEAIKPAEPSAPAPSAPSVVPVSTPVAPSTPTSVSVGGNVVSAPMPGKVLRILVSEGEKVKTGQGLLVLEAMKMENEIPAPKDGIVKKILIKEGDTVDTNQPLIELE is encoded by the coding sequence ATGGTTGAGATAATAGATACAACATTTAGGGACGCTCACCAATCATTGATTGCAACAAGAATGAGCACAAAAGATATGCTTCCCATAGCCGAAAAGATGGACAGAATAGGATTTTATTCGATGGAGGTATGGGGAGGGGCAACTTTTGATGCCGCCTTGAGGTTTTTAAGAGAAGATCCTTGGGAAAGATTGAGAACTCTAAGAGAGCACATAAAAAAGACAAAGCTCCAAATGCTTCTGAGAGGTCAAAACGTCGTTGGATATAAGCATTATCCCGATGACGTTGTAGAAAAGTTCGTGGAGTTAGCATATAAGAATGGAATTGATATTTTCAGGGTTTTTGATGCACTGAATGACGTCAGAAACATGAGAACAGCGATTAAAAAAGCCAAAGAGGTAGGAGCAGAAGTTCAGGGAGCAATATGCTACACCACCGGGCCGATATTTACAATTGAGTACTACATGAAAAAGGTGGATGAGCTGATAGAGCTTGATGTGGATTACATTACTATCAAAGACATGGCAGCCCTTTTAGATCCTCAAATGGCATATGAACTCGTGAAAGAGATCAAGGAACGCTATGGTATTAAAGTTAATGTTCACACTCATGCAACAAGCGGGTTGGCATCAGCAACGTATTTAAAAGCTGTAGAGGCTGGGGCAGATCTCATAGACACTGCAATATACCCCTTAGCCAATGGAACGGCACAACCTGCAATACAAACAATATATCATGCGTTAAAGGAAATTGATAAACCTCAAATTGATATGAAACTCGTCTTTCAGATCTCTCGCTATTTAAGGAAACTCCTTGACGAGAAATATGAGCATTTAATGAATAAGAGAGCCCTTCACGGAGATCCAAATGTTCTGCTTCACCAGATTCCTGGAGGGATGTATTCCAATCTGATAAAACAGCTTAGCGAGCTTAAAGCGTTGGATAAGCTCGATGAAGTTCTCGAAGAAGTTCCGAGGGTTAGAGAAGAACTCGGATATCCTCCTTTAGTTACTCCCACTTCACAGATAATCGGGACTCAGGCAGTTTTCAATGTCCTTTTCGGAAGGTACAAAATGGTTACAGAGGAAACTAAAAACTACGTTAGGGGGCTTTATGGAAAGCCACCAGCACCAATAAAGGAGGAAATTAAGAAGCTTATCCTTGGAGATGAAGAACCAATAACAGTTAGACCCGCTGATTTGCTTGAGCCTGTACTCGAAAAATACAGAAGAGAGCTTGAAGAGAAGGGATACTTGAAGAAAGAAGAAGACATACTAACTTATGCACTCTTCCCCCAAGTTGCCCTTGAGTTCTTTGAACTGAGGGAGAAAGGAGAGCTCAAACCTGTTGAAGAGAAACCAAAAGGCAAAATCATCAAGATTTACATTGGTGGAAGGGAATACGAAGTTGGCATTGAAGGGGTAAAGCTTGAAAATCTTGTAATGTCAGCATATGCTCCCCAACTGACACAAGAAGCTATCAAGCCAGCAGAACCTTCAGCACCAGCTCCTTCTGCACCTTCGGTAGTTCCTGTTTCAACTCCAGTAGCACCTTCAACTCCAACGTCAGTGTCGGTGGGTGGTAATGTGGTTTCTGCTCCGATGCCTGGTAAGGTTTTGAGGATTTTGGTGAGTGAGGGTGAGAAAGTTAAGACTGGTCAGGGTTTGCTTGTGCTTGAGGCAATGAAAATGGAGAACGAAATACCAGCACCAAAAGACGGGATAGTAAAGAAAATCCTCATAAAAGAAGGCGACACCGTAGACACAAACCAACCACTAATAGAACTCGAATGA
- the fba gene encoding class I fructose-bisphosphate aldolase translates to MEALQNVGIRRRLRRFFRRDGRALIFAMDHGFEHGPEDFTEVWEHVNPRVILKKVIRAGVDGVMLLPGIARISGDVLNPNVGLMVKLTSKTNLRPKEGQLLQSPLGFVEDAIKLGADAVAATVYWGSPYEDIMMKQFAEIASIAHDFGLPVVQFSYPRGPYINEKYGKKEDYRVVMYGARAAAEMGADMIKTYWTGSKETFAKVVDAAAGVPVLLSGGAKAKNPLEFLKVVYEVIEAGGAGAVVGRNIFQRENPEPMIKALLRVIHRNEEPEEAAKAEGLI, encoded by the coding sequence ATGGAAGCACTTCAAAATGTTGGGATTAGGAGAAGGCTTAGAAGGTTCTTCAGAAGAGATGGCAGAGCTTTAATATTTGCCATGGATCATGGATTTGAACATGGTCCAGAAGATTTTACTGAGGTCTGGGAACACGTAAACCCCAGAGTAATTCTCAAAAAAGTAATTAGGGCTGGAGTAGATGGTGTCATGCTGCTTCCAGGAATCGCAAGGATAAGTGGAGATGTTTTGAATCCAAATGTTGGTTTAATGGTTAAGCTCACAAGCAAGACTAATTTAAGACCCAAGGAGGGCCAGCTCCTACAGAGTCCCCTTGGCTTTGTTGAAGATGCAATTAAACTTGGGGCTGATGCAGTTGCAGCAACAGTTTACTGGGGGTCACCCTATGAAGATATAATGATGAAGCAGTTTGCCGAGATTGCAAGCATTGCACATGATTTTGGATTGCCTGTTGTTCAGTTTTCCTATCCAAGAGGACCCTACATCAACGAAAAATACGGCAAAAAAGAAGATTATAGAGTTGTTATGTATGGAGCAAGAGCAGCAGCTGAGATGGGTGCCGATATGATCAAAACATACTGGACAGGTTCAAAAGAGACATTTGCCAAAGTTGTCGATGCTGCCGCTGGTGTTCCCGTCCTTCTAAGTGGAGGGGCAAAAGCTAAAAACCCTCTTGAATTCCTAAAGGTCGTTTACGAGGTTATTGAAGCTGGAGGGGCTGGAGCAGTCGTTGGTAGAAACATATTCCAGCGTGAAAATCCAGAACCCATGATTAAAGCTCTGCTTAGGGTAATCCACCGTAATGAAGAACCTGAAGAAGCCGCAAAAGCTGAAGGACTGATTTAA
- a CDS encoding biotin--[acetyl-CoA-carboxylase] ligase, with amino-acid sequence MLDLNTKIIGRKIICIREVDSTNEFAKEIASQEKEGTVVVADIQRRGKGRKLRSWVSPKGGLWMSVILKPNAHPVHITKLVFVSALAVVETLAEFGIEGKIKWPNDVLVNRKKICGILSEGKYSTDSVEYVVLGIGLNVNNEIPADLLDVAISMKDVLGFRVPLVEVFRSLLEKLDKWYLRYLDEQYALILEEWKAYSAVIGKEVRIVGNKEEIIGTAVDVSDDGSLIIALKDGTLKKIYYGDVSLRFS; translated from the coding sequence ATGTTGGATCTCAATACAAAAATCATAGGGAGAAAGATTATATGCATTCGGGAAGTGGATTCTACGAATGAGTTTGCTAAAGAGATAGCTTCCCAGGAAAAGGAAGGAACAGTAGTTGTGGCAGATATCCAGAGGAGAGGTAAGGGAAGGAAACTTAGGAGTTGGGTATCTCCGAAAGGTGGACTATGGATGAGTGTTATTTTAAAGCCCAATGCACATCCAGTGCACATAACGAAGCTTGTATTTGTTTCTGCACTTGCAGTTGTTGAAACTTTGGCGGAATTCGGAATTGAAGGAAAGATTAAATGGCCAAATGATGTTCTTGTCAATAGGAAGAAAATTTGCGGAATTTTAAGCGAAGGAAAATATTCGACGGATAGCGTGGAGTATGTGGTTCTTGGTATTGGGTTGAATGTTAACAACGAAATTCCAGCGGATTTGCTGGATGTTGCGATATCCATGAAGGATGTACTGGGGTTTAGGGTTCCGCTTGTTGAGGTTTTTAGGAGTCTTTTGGAAAAGCTGGACAAGTGGTATTTGAGATATCTTGATGAACAATACGCTCTCATATTGGAAGAATGGAAAGCTTATAGTGCTGTCATTGGAAAGGAAGTTAGAATTGTTGGGAATAAGGAGGAGATTATCGGCACTGCAGTTGATGTAAGCGATGATGGGTCTCTTATCATTGCATTAAAGGATGGCACACTAAAGAAAATTTACTATGGGGATGTTTCCCTTAGATTTTCCTAA
- a CDS encoding dicarboxylate/amino acid:cation symporter → MAQKGILRTYLDIPVLQKIFAGLILGVIVGLVLGSLGYADAVKTYIKPFGDIFVRLLKMLVMPIVFASLVVGAASISPARLGRVGVKIVIYYLLTSAFAVTLGIIMARIFKPGLGLQLATGAKFQAKQAPSMVQTLLNIIPKNPFGALANGQVLPTIFFAIVLGIALTYLMNSKDEFVKDSANTLFKAINGLAEAMYKIVGGVMQYAPIGVFALIAYVMAEQGVKVVGQLAKVVVAVYLGLILQIVLVYFVLLKIFGLDPIKFIKKAKDAMITAFVTRSSSGTLPVTMRVADEEMGISKGIYSFTLPLGATINMDGTALYQGVCTFFIALAIGQHLTLGQQLTIVLTAVLASIGTAGVPGAGAIMLAMVLQSVGLPLTDPSVAAAYAMILGIDAILDMGRTMVNVTGDLTGTTIVAKTEGELDLSKWQ, encoded by the coding sequence ATGGCACAGAAAGGTATTTTGAGGACATATCTCGACATCCCAGTGCTTCAGAAAATCTTCGCAGGGCTAATTCTGGGTGTTATTGTTGGTCTTGTCTTGGGATCCTTGGGGTATGCAGATGCAGTGAAGACGTACATCAAGCCCTTTGGTGACATCTTTGTCAGACTGCTGAAGATGTTAGTGATGCCCATAGTCTTTGCATCCCTTGTTGTGGGTGCAGCAAGCATAAGTCCAGCAAGACTTGGAAGGGTTGGAGTTAAAATCGTCATCTATTACTTGCTTACATCAGCATTTGCAGTAACACTTGGTATAATAATGGCAAGAATTTTCAAACCAGGGCTTGGGCTACAATTAGCAACTGGAGCCAAATTCCAAGCAAAGCAGGCGCCTTCTATGGTTCAGACTTTGCTTAACATAATTCCAAAGAATCCATTTGGAGCCTTAGCTAATGGGCAAGTACTTCCTACAATATTCTTCGCGATAGTTTTGGGTATTGCACTGACATACTTAATGAACAGCAAGGATGAATTTGTGAAGGACAGCGCCAACACACTTTTCAAGGCAATAAACGGTCTCGCGGAGGCTATGTACAAGATTGTTGGCGGTGTCATGCAGTATGCTCCAATAGGTGTTTTTGCATTGATTGCTTATGTTATGGCAGAGCAGGGAGTTAAGGTTGTTGGTCAGTTGGCAAAGGTTGTTGTTGCAGTGTATCTCGGCTTAATCCTTCAGATTGTCTTGGTGTACTTTGTGCTCCTCAAGATCTTTGGACTCGATCCAATCAAGTTCATCAAGAAAGCTAAGGATGCCATGATTACTGCATTCGTTACAAGAAGCTCAAGTGGTACTTTACCAGTTACAATGAGAGTCGCTGATGAAGAGATGGGAATAAGCAAGGGTATTTACTCATTCACACTTCCACTTGGTGCAACAATCAACATGGATGGAACAGCTCTATACCAGGGTGTCTGTACATTCTTCATAGCCCTTGCAATAGGTCAGCACCTCACCCTCGGACAGCAGCTCACAATAGTTCTCACAGCAGTTCTTGCATCAATTGGTACAGCTGGTGTTCCCGGAGCTGGTGCGATAATGCTTGCAATGGTTCTCCAGAGCGTTGGGCTTCCACTAACAGACCCAAGTGTTGCTGCAGCATATGCAATGATCCTTGGTATTGACGCTATCTTGGACATGGGAAGAACAATGGTCAACGTTACGGGAGACCTTACAGGTACCACAATTGTGGCAAAGACTGAAGGAGAGCTTGACTTGAGCAAGTGGCAGTGA
- a CDS encoding exodeoxyribonuclease VII small subunit, translating to MKKLGVLVVILLLGVSMAYAQEVPFYKEEFVFTIKVLDNGNAQITLKTSWLEPKDEIQKQIEQILNQTNLTKEEAIKKYEKEQLDRYIASLANYGIKTTNQSLKILGIDEGKNLTVVFTAIAEKFARYYSYDGYWEIVVDPTRGYGTAPIPDTGLPYKVELHNIFIIELPQDAKLLEYPKPITREYNQSKFYVRSKVEGNKIIVTSDIYLEPYLRPEGFKALFGDYNTFYVRYTTPKPGEEGQYQKVVSEQYLRAQIFSNGTTRLLIRDKYIEPADQIQLMKMQIKLMGVQNVTDLILQNNIKALGGQGIKVENANAKIIGLNETGPLIIEANYVVQNFTKKVNGTYEYSFDPTLGYSLYNIGYRAQNEINQTLKLELILPTDAKIVEVPQNITRELRGNRFTLTTLVNGNKISITANVFIRYGAHQEDVQKLLANISRAYIRFTLPEASQGLNYKQVGAAVGALVLIGAAVFLIRRR from the coding sequence ATGAAAAAGTTGGGTGTTTTGGTAGTAATCCTCCTTTTGGGTGTCTCAATGGCTTATGCTCAGGAGGTTCCGTTTTATAAGGAGGAGTTTGTATTCACAATTAAGGTTTTGGACAATGGGAATGCTCAAATAACCCTGAAAACCTCTTGGCTTGAACCTAAGGATGAAATACAGAAGCAGATTGAGCAAATTCTAAATCAAACAAATCTAACAAAAGAAGAGGCTATAAAGAAGTATGAGAAAGAGCAGCTTGACAGGTATATAGCGAGCCTTGCCAACTATGGCATAAAGACCACTAATCAAAGTCTAAAAATTCTGGGAATCGATGAAGGGAAGAATTTAACGGTTGTGTTTACGGCTATTGCTGAAAAGTTTGCCAGATATTACTCATACGATGGCTACTGGGAAATCGTGGTTGATCCAACACGAGGTTACGGCACCGCTCCAATACCTGATACGGGTCTTCCATATAAGGTTGAGCTTCACAATATCTTCATAATTGAGCTTCCTCAAGATGCCAAGCTCTTGGAGTATCCAAAACCTATAACAAGAGAATACAATCAAAGTAAATTCTATGTAAGGTCAAAAGTTGAGGGGAACAAAATAATTGTAACTTCGGATATTTACCTTGAACCTTATCTGAGACCAGAAGGCTTTAAAGCACTTTTTGGTGATTACAATACATTCTATGTTAGATACACAACACCAAAACCAGGAGAAGAGGGACAGTACCAGAAAGTTGTTTCTGAGCAGTATTTGAGAGCACAAATTTTTTCTAATGGCACAACAAGGCTCTTAATCCGGGATAAGTACATTGAACCTGCGGATCAGATTCAACTTATGAAGATGCAGATAAAGCTAATGGGCGTTCAAAATGTTACGGATTTAATTCTCCAGAATAATATTAAAGCCTTAGGAGGGCAGGGAATTAAAGTGGAAAACGCAAATGCAAAAATAATTGGTTTGAACGAAACGGGTCCACTTATCATTGAAGCTAATTATGTTGTCCAGAACTTCACAAAGAAAGTTAACGGAACCTATGAATATTCTTTTGATCCGACTCTCGGATACTCCCTTTACAATATAGGCTACAGAGCCCAGAATGAGATAAATCAAACCCTAAAGTTAGAACTCATACTCCCGACTGATGCCAAAATAGTTGAAGTTCCCCAGAATATAACGAGGGAACTCAGGGGCAACAGATTCACTTTAACTACACTGGTTAATGGAAATAAAATCTCAATAACCGCAAATGTCTTTATCAGATATGGTGCCCACCAGGAAGATGTCCAGAAACTTCTTGCTAATATCAGCAGAGCATACATCAGATTTACACTTCCGGAAGCTTCTCAGGGACTTAACTATAAGCAAGTAGGGGCAGCGGTTGGTGCACTTGTGCTCATAGGAGCAGCAGTATTCTTGATTAGGCGGAGATGA